One window of the Natronomonas marina genome contains the following:
- the idsA3 gene encoding geranylfarnesyl diphosphate synthase, with translation MTTSERVEAAIADRREIVNDAITEQLPVKSPERLYSASRYLLDAGGKRLRPTILLLTAEAVSEVEPMDGDYRTFPSPAGGEVDVLTAAVAIEVIQSFTLIHDDIMDDDDLRRGVPAVHREYDLETAILAGDTLYSKAFEYMLDTGAPADRSVRALDELATTCTEICEGQALDVDFEGRDGVTTDEYLEMVEFKTAVLYAAASSIPAILLGSDDETVDALHGYGLDIGRAFQIQDDLLDLTVPSDTLGKQRGSDLIEGKQTIITLHARSQGVDVDGLVGEDPTDAEIEAAVERLEAAGSIEYARGMAADLVESGKGRLDVLPEGESRNLLSDIADFLVERGY, from the coding sequence ATGACCACCTCAGAGCGCGTCGAGGCCGCCATCGCGGACCGCCGCGAGATCGTCAACGACGCGATCACCGAACAGCTTCCAGTGAAGAGCCCGGAACGGCTCTACAGCGCCTCCCGGTACCTGCTGGACGCGGGCGGCAAACGCCTCCGGCCGACCATCCTGCTGTTGACGGCCGAGGCCGTTTCCGAGGTCGAGCCGATGGACGGCGATTACCGTACCTTCCCCTCGCCGGCCGGCGGCGAGGTGGACGTGCTCACGGCCGCCGTCGCCATCGAGGTCATCCAGTCGTTCACGCTCATCCACGACGACATCATGGACGACGACGACCTCCGGCGTGGCGTGCCGGCGGTCCACCGCGAGTACGACCTCGAGACCGCAATCCTGGCCGGCGACACGCTGTACTCGAAGGCCTTCGAGTACATGCTGGACACCGGCGCCCCCGCCGACCGGAGCGTCCGGGCGCTCGACGAACTCGCAACGACCTGTACCGAGATCTGCGAGGGCCAGGCGCTGGACGTCGACTTCGAGGGCCGCGACGGCGTGACGACCGACGAGTACCTCGAGATGGTTGAGTTCAAGACGGCGGTTCTCTATGCGGCCGCGTCGTCGATTCCGGCCATCCTGCTGGGTTCCGACGACGAGACCGTCGACGCGCTCCACGGCTACGGCCTCGACATCGGGCGGGCCTTCCAGATCCAGGACGACCTCCTCGATCTGACGGTCCCGAGCGACACCCTCGGCAAGCAGCGCGGGTCGGACCTCATCGAGGGTAAACAGACCATCATCACGCTGCACGCGCGCAGCCAGGGCGTCGACGTCGACGGTCTCGTCGGCGAGGACCCGACCGACGCGGAGATAGAGGCCGCGGTCGAACGCCTCGAAGCCGCCGGTAGCATCGAGTACGCCCGCGGGATGGCGGCCGATCTCGTCGAAAGCGGGAAGGGCAGACTCGACGTCCTTCCCGAAGGCGAGTCGCGGAACCTACTCTCCGACATCGCGGACTTCCTCGTCGAGCGGGGCTACTGA
- a CDS encoding electron transfer flavoprotein subunit beta/FixA family protein — MDTLVLTKGVPDFREGQVSFDEDGHLERGKTPTVMNPNDKHALRAALQTKVRHGGNVSLMSMGPPGYAEILQEGMRDVYADDLYLLSDREMGAADTWATAMTVSTGIQYLEEPPDLLFAGFKTADGETGHTGPQTEWCLSLNDELPDYPLVTHVVAIDIAEDEGVVRTKRLVEGDVSEIETVETELPAFIVADPEFEPTYRKADHRLRHKDFRAETRKRAAEFGEHLDDDTDKEPTDYEDFHMWNHEYLNLDPDYIGLDGSPTIVAGVDPIPKAPSEREATVVEPDDEAEMEAVFEEIAAYAGGD, encoded by the coding sequence ATTGACACACTCGTACTGACGAAAGGCGTCCCCGACTTCCGGGAGGGGCAGGTATCCTTCGACGAGGACGGTCACCTCGAGCGGGGGAAGACGCCGACGGTGATGAACCCGAACGACAAGCACGCGCTACGTGCGGCCCTACAGACGAAGGTTCGTCACGGCGGCAACGTCTCGCTTATGAGCATGGGCCCGCCGGGATACGCCGAAATCCTCCAGGAGGGCATGCGGGACGTCTACGCCGACGACCTCTATCTGCTCTCGGACCGCGAGATGGGCGCGGCCGACACCTGGGCGACGGCGATGACCGTCTCGACGGGCATCCAGTACCTCGAGGAACCGCCGGACCTGCTGTTTGCGGGGTTCAAGACCGCCGACGGCGAGACGGGCCACACCGGTCCCCAGACCGAGTGGTGTCTGAGCCTCAACGACGAGTTGCCGGACTACCCGCTCGTCACCCACGTCGTCGCCATCGACATCGCCGAAGACGAGGGCGTCGTCCGGACGAAACGGCTGGTGGAGGGCGACGTCTCCGAGATCGAGACCGTCGAGACCGAACTCCCGGCCTTCATCGTGGCCGACCCCGAGTTCGAACCCACCTACCGGAAGGCCGACCACCGCCTCCGACACAAGGACTTCCGGGCCGAGACCCGCAAGCGCGCGGCGGAATTCGGCGAGCACCTCGACGACGACACCGACAAGGAGCCGACGGACTACGAGGACTTCCACATGTGGAACCACGAGTACCTCAACCTCGACCCGGACTACATCGGGCTGGACGGGTCGCCGACCATCGTGGCCGGCGTCGACCCCATCCCGAAGGCGCCCTCCGAGCGCGAGGCGACGGTCGTCGAACCGGACGACGAAGCGGAGATGGAAGCGGTCTTCGAGGAAATCGCGGCCTACGCCGGAGGTGACTAG
- a CDS encoding glutamate--tRNA ligase, which produces MDDDLRERIEREAETAALFNALKHDSDAQVGAIMGPMMGENPEFREHGDEIPAVIGPVIDEVNGLSADEKRERLAELDPEAVAELEADDEGDDRTLSDLPNVDAYEEVRMRVAPNPNGPWHLGHARMPAVIGTYKERYDGWMLCRFDDTDPETKRPDLDAYGAILDAIEYLGFEPDEVVKASDRVETYYEHARNLIDAGGAYTCSCGGEEFSALKNDGEPCPHREKDPGTTHEEFDRMVAGEYDAGEMVLRVRTDIEHKNPALRDWVAFRMVDTPHPREAAAEYRCWPMLDFQSGIDDHLFGITHIVRGIDLQDSAKRQRFVYDYFDWEYPEVVHWGHVQVDAYDVKMSTSTIKEKIDAGELDGWDDPRAPTLASLRRRGIRGEAIVEAMTELGTSTSNVDLAMSSVYSKNRELIDDGADRRFFVRDGVEKTLIGGPETAEPPLHPDHEERGVREIPVGGAVRVEPDDVPPNGKRVWLKGLGPVRHTRDAFEFTGEDIGIVRDGDVDVVHWVPADESVPLRLRTMEGDESGHAEPGLVAYETDDVVQFERIGFARLDRIGDGESVAYFAHR; this is translated from the coding sequence ATGGACGACGACCTCCGCGAGCGAATCGAACGCGAGGCCGAGACGGCCGCGCTGTTCAACGCCCTAAAGCACGACAGCGACGCACAGGTCGGTGCCATCATGGGCCCGATGATGGGCGAGAACCCGGAGTTCCGCGAGCACGGCGACGAGATTCCGGCGGTCATCGGCCCCGTCATCGACGAAGTCAACGGTCTCTCGGCCGACGAGAAGCGCGAGCGACTGGCGGAACTGGACCCCGAGGCCGTCGCCGAGTTGGAGGCCGACGACGAGGGCGACGACCGGACGCTGTCGGACCTCCCGAACGTCGACGCCTACGAGGAGGTTCGGATGCGCGTCGCGCCGAACCCGAACGGACCGTGGCACCTCGGCCACGCCCGGATGCCGGCCGTCATCGGGACGTACAAGGAGCGGTACGACGGGTGGATGCTGTGCCGGTTCGACGACACCGATCCCGAGACGAAGCGTCCCGACCTCGACGCCTACGGCGCCATCCTCGACGCCATCGAGTATCTCGGTTTCGAACCCGACGAGGTCGTGAAGGCCTCCGACCGCGTCGAGACCTACTACGAGCACGCCCGGAACCTCATCGACGCCGGCGGCGCCTACACCTGTAGCTGCGGCGGCGAGGAGTTCTCGGCGCTGAAGAACGACGGCGAGCCCTGCCCGCACCGCGAGAAGGACCCCGGGACGACTCACGAGGAGTTCGATCGGATGGTCGCTGGCGAGTACGACGCCGGCGAGATGGTCCTCCGGGTCCGGACGGACATCGAGCACAAGAACCCGGCGCTGCGGGACTGGGTCGCCTTCCGGATGGTCGATACGCCGCATCCCCGAGAGGCGGCCGCCGAGTACCGCTGCTGGCCCATGCTGGACTTCCAGTCGGGGATCGACGACCACCTGTTCGGCATCACTCACATCGTCCGGGGTATCGACCTGCAGGATTCGGCGAAGCGGCAACGGTTCGTCTACGACTACTTCGACTGGGAGTACCCCGAGGTCGTCCACTGGGGCCACGTCCAGGTCGACGCCTACGACGTGAAGATGTCCACCTCGACGATCAAGGAAAAGATCGATGCCGGCGAACTCGACGGCTGGGACGACCCCCGGGCGCCGACGCTCGCCAGCCTCCGTCGGCGCGGCATCCGCGGCGAGGCTATCGTCGAGGCGATGACGGAACTGGGCACGTCGACCTCGAACGTCGACCTGGCGATGTCGTCGGTCTACTCGAAGAACCGCGAGTTGATCGACGACGGGGCGGACCGGCGGTTCTTCGTCCGCGACGGCGTCGAGAAGACGCTCATCGGCGGGCCGGAGACGGCCGAACCGCCGCTGCACCCGGACCACGAGGAGCGCGGCGTCCGGGAGATTCCGGTCGGCGGCGCCGTCCGCGTCGAACCCGACGACGTCCCGCCGAACGGCAAGCGCGTGTGGCTGAAGGGCCTCGGCCCGGTCAGACACACCCGCGACGCCTTCGAGTTCACCGGCGAGGACATCGGCATCGTCCGCGATGGCGACGTCGACGTCGTCCACTGGGTGCCGGCCGACGAGAGCGTCCCGCTGCGTCTGCGCACGATGGAGGGCGACGAGTCCGGTCACGCCGAACCCGGTCTCGTGGCGTACGAGACCGACGACGTGGTGCAGTTCGAGCGCATCGGCTTCGCTCGACTCGACCGGATCGGCGACGGCGAGAGCGTCGCGTACTTCGCACATCGCTGA
- a CDS encoding FAD-dependent monooxygenase has translation MTDDYEHYEAIVVGAGPGGAAAAATLADQGVETLVLERGVDAGSKNVSGGLIYAEESAPYTIDSLFDGFREEAAERPISEYYIHNLAGEKVKTFDLHDIHHHDTEWCDAVLRRHMDSWLAERVHEKTRETGGGLLTEVRVNGLLREGGEIVGVTCDEIDPITADVIIAADGVNSELARDAGLMDWEEPDEWFQGVKAVVDMEPDVVNEQFDVAPDDGVAHLFSGDLFQGVRGGGFLYTNEDSLSIGTVFHLDSLAEERAEPHELLDALLTHPLLDQWFDGEYHEREYSAKLVPDSKKAAHPSPHEGRLLLVGDAAGQMQAQGPIIKGMNHAVSAGGLAAEAFAEAKSRGNPGAAGGLYERKLVDEGVMGKLRPKRYRMTRALSESDLVTKVGSGLVDSAVGRAGVKLFDGAIERAFNSPFLLGMIPDTRTSYVTVPRVVAETLGEPVDGESTIEPPELDDRIGDLTYDVGDPHIELVDNSYDASGTAVTACPVSARDFGGGCYREETVKTNGSEEQVVSLDTQPCVECGTCAIVADTEWEHPAGGKGVEFRDG, from the coding sequence ATGACTGACGACTACGAGCACTACGAGGCGATAGTCGTCGGCGCCGGGCCGGGCGGGGCCGCCGCGGCGGCGACGCTGGCCGACCAGGGCGTCGAGACGCTCGTCCTCGAGCGTGGCGTCGACGCCGGCTCGAAGAACGTCTCGGGCGGCCTCATCTACGCCGAGGAGTCGGCGCCCTACACCATCGACTCGCTGTTCGATGGGTTCCGCGAGGAGGCAGCCGAGCGGCCGATCTCGGAGTACTACATCCACAACCTGGCCGGCGAGAAGGTCAAGACGTTCGACCTCCACGACATCCACCACCACGACACCGAGTGGTGCGACGCGGTGCTGCGCCGGCACATGGACTCGTGGCTCGCCGAGCGGGTCCACGAGAAGACCCGCGAGACCGGCGGCGGGCTGTTGACGGAGGTCCGGGTCAACGGCCTGCTGCGGGAGGGCGGTGAGATCGTCGGCGTCACCTGCGACGAGATCGACCCGATAACGGCCGACGTCATCATCGCCGCCGACGGCGTCAACTCCGAACTGGCACGGGACGCCGGCCTGATGGACTGGGAAGAACCGGACGAGTGGTTCCAGGGCGTCAAGGCCGTCGTCGACATGGAGCCCGACGTCGTCAACGAGCAGTTCGACGTGGCGCCGGACGACGGCGTCGCCCACCTCTTCTCGGGGGACCTCTTCCAGGGCGTCCGCGGCGGCGGGTTCCTCTACACGAACGAGGACTCGCTGTCCATCGGGACGGTGTTCCACCTCGACTCGCTGGCCGAAGAGCGGGCCGAACCCCACGAGTTGCTCGACGCGCTGTTGACGCACCCACTGCTCGACCAGTGGTTCGACGGCGAGTACCACGAACGGGAGTACTCGGCGAAACTCGTCCCCGACTCGAAGAAGGCGGCCCACCCCTCGCCCCACGAGGGCCGGCTGCTCTTGGTCGGCGACGCCGCCGGCCAGATGCAGGCCCAGGGGCCGATAATCAAGGGCATGAACCACGCCGTGAGCGCCGGCGGGCTAGCCGCCGAAGCCTTCGCGGAGGCCAAGTCCCGCGGGAATCCGGGGGCGGCCGGCGGTCTCTACGAGCGGAAGCTCGTCGACGAGGGCGTGATGGGCAAACTGCGCCCGAAGCGCTACCGGATGACCCGTGCGCTCTCCGAGAGCGACCTCGTGACGAAGGTAGGCAGCGGTCTCGTCGACTCCGCCGTCGGGCGGGCCGGCGTGAAACTGTTCGACGGCGCCATCGAGCGGGCGTTCAACTCCCCGTTCCTGCTGGGGATGATCCCGGACACCCGAACGTCGTACGTGACGGTGCCGCGGGTGGTCGCCGAGACGCTCGGCGAACCGGTCGACGGCGAGAGCACCATCGAGCCGCCGGAACTGGACGACCGCATCGGCGACCTGACGTACGACGTGGGCGACCCCCACATCGAACTCGTCGACAACAGCTACGACGCCAGCGGGACGGCGGTGACGGCCTGTCCGGTCAGTGCCCGTGACTTCGGCGGCGGTTGCTACCGCGAGGAGACGGTCAAGACCAACGGCAGCGAAGAGCAGGTCGTCAGCCTCGACACCCAGCCCTGCGTCGAGTGCGGCACCTGCGCCATCGTCGCCGACACGGAGTGGGAACACCCTGCCGGCGGCAAGGGCGTCGAGTTCAGGGACGGATGA
- a CDS encoding electron transfer flavoprotein subunit alpha/FixB family protein: MPEIDPTEHDIAELGPKIKDVDDEQELEEMLALEKGGEDRAPVVTLIEDRLEKVGGEEEEVDPETVDLSELTVADVANMIRDIEDVEVLRDVLEREKEGKDRKGAKSQIEKKINNLEEDDGEETEVEYVPPEEKYPELDHPTNDKRYVEGTVGGEYRDMWVYCETQQGGLIDVSREMLGKARELMDGYNDDYDEDEQVIAVLIGDGVEELAEECLAYGADRVVYHEDEQLDRFRHRPYTEIFCHMCRDWEADWRDYHEPRYTVFPATNNGRDLSALVQGELDSGLASDCSGLYIDAADISNPAKTGTPGESKTFEKVLHMKRPDFSGFEYSTILCIDKPHRDFHPQGASVIPGSFEIPEAEPEPEGEVVEHDLDLPAEWFHVNVTDHDQLDGGVDLTGNEVVVALGRGIGEDPTKGMELGLDLVDAFEEADLGLSRGVITASYQFDGHVEDYVAEERQIGESGQVVEPELYIAAGISGAVQHKVGMDESDTIVAINTEADADIKDFSDYYIQGDLFEVLPRLTEALEAGEFSRAVAEVSDD, from the coding sequence ATGCCGGAGATAGACCCGACAGAACACGACATCGCGGAACTGGGACCGAAGATCAAGGACGTCGACGACGAGCAGGAACTCGAGGAGATGCTGGCCCTCGAGAAGGGCGGCGAGGACCGTGCCCCCGTCGTGACGCTCATCGAGGACCGCCTGGAGAAGGTCGGCGGCGAGGAGGAGGAAGTCGACCCGGAGACGGTCGACCTCTCGGAGTTGACCGTCGCCGACGTTGCCAACATGATCCGCGACATCGAGGACGTGGAGGTCCTCCGGGACGTCCTCGAGCGCGAAAAGGAAGGCAAGGACCGCAAGGGTGCCAAATCCCAGATCGAGAAGAAGATAAACAACCTCGAGGAGGACGACGGCGAGGAGACCGAAGTCGAGTACGTCCCGCCGGAGGAGAAGTACCCGGAACTGGACCACCCGACGAACGACAAGCGGTACGTCGAGGGGACCGTCGGCGGCGAGTACCGGGACATGTGGGTGTACTGTGAGACCCAGCAGGGCGGACTCATCGACGTCTCCCGGGAGATGCTCGGCAAGGCCCGGGAGCTGATGGACGGGTACAACGACGACTACGACGAGGACGAGCAGGTGATCGCGGTGCTCATCGGCGACGGGGTCGAAGAGCTCGCCGAGGAGTGTCTCGCCTACGGCGCCGACCGCGTCGTCTACCACGAGGACGAACAGCTCGACCGGTTCCGGCACCGGCCGTACACCGAAATCTTCTGTCACATGTGCCGCGACTGGGAGGCCGACTGGCGGGACTACCACGAGCCCCGCTACACGGTCTTCCCGGCGACGAACAACGGCCGGGACCTCTCGGCGCTCGTCCAGGGGGAACTCGACTCGGGGCTGGCCTCGGACTGTTCGGGGCTGTACATCGACGCGGCCGACATCTCGAACCCGGCCAAGACCGGCACGCCGGGCGAGTCCAAGACATTCGAGAAGGTGCTGCACATGAAGCGGCCGGACTTCTCGGGCTTCGAGTACTCGACCATCCTCTGTATCGACAAGCCCCACCGGGACTTCCACCCGCAGGGCGCGTCGGTCATCCCGGGCAGTTTCGAGATTCCGGAGGCCGAACCGGAACCCGAAGGCGAGGTCGTCGAGCACGACCTCGACCTGCCGGCGGAGTGGTTCCACGTCAACGTGACCGACCACGACCAGCTGGACGGCGGGGTCGACCTCACCGGCAACGAGGTGGTCGTTGCGCTGGGGCGCGGCATCGGCGAGGACCCGACGAAGGGGATGGAACTGGGACTCGACCTCGTCGACGCCTTCGAGGAGGCCGACCTCGGTCTCTCGCGGGGCGTCATCACCGCCTCCTACCAGTTCGACGGCCACGTCGAGGACTACGTGGCCGAGGAGCGCCAGATAGGCGAGTCCGGCCAGGTCGTCGAGCCGGAGCTGTACATCGCCGCCGGCATCTCGGGGGCCGTCCAGCACAAGGTCGGCATGGACGAATCGGACACCATCGTCGCCATCAACACCGAGGCCGACGCCGACATCAAGGACTTCTCGGACTACTACATCCAGGGGGACCTCTTCGAGGTGCTGCCGCGGCTGACGGAGGCGCTGGAGGCCGGCGAGTTCTCGCGTGCGGTCGCGGAGGTGAGCGATGACTGA
- a CDS encoding 4Fe-4S dicluster domain-containing protein has translation MAIDPNFEENRENEGQEHGVDVWGPTEPPEKLGIRGTHVAVDFDICIADGACLEDCPVDVFEWVDTPDHPESEIKANPTSEDQCIDCMLCVDVCPVDAIDVDPGRAGRI, from the coding sequence ATGGCCATCGACCCGAACTTCGAGGAGAACAGAGAGAACGAGGGCCAAGAACACGGCGTCGACGTCTGGGGACCGACCGAGCCCCCGGAGAAACTCGGCATCCGCGGCACCCACGTCGCCGTCGACTTCGACATCTGTATCGCGGACGGCGCGTGTCTCGAGGACTGTCCGGTCGATGTCTTCGAGTGGGTCGACACGCCGGACCACCCCGAAAGCGAGATCAAGGCAAACCCGACCAGCGAGGACCAGTGCATCGACTGCATGCTGTGCGTCGACGTCTGTCCGGTCGACGCCATCGACGTCGACCCGGGACGAGCCGGACGCATCTGA
- a CDS encoding RNase J family beta-CASP ribonuclease has product MEVEIATIGGYEAVGRQMTAVRAGDDVVIFDMGLNLSKVLIHDNVETERMHSLDLIDMGAIPDDRVMSDIEGDVQAIVPTHGHLDHIGAISKLAHRYDAPIVATPFTIELVKQQIESEEKFGVQNDLVKMEAGGTMSIGEKTELEFVNVTHSIIDAINPVLHTPEGAVVYGLDKRMDHTPVLGDPIDMERFREIGREGVLAYIEDCTNAGKKGRTPSESVARRHLKDVIYSLEDYDGGIVATTFSSHIARVTSLVEFAEDIGRQPVLLGRSMEKYSGTAERLGFVDFPDDLGMYGHRKSVDRTFKRIMEEGKENYLPVVTGHQGEPRAMLTRMGRGETPYELDQGDKVIFSARVIPEPTNEGQRYQSEKLLGMQGARIYDDIHVSGHLNKEGHYEMLDALQPKNVIPAHQDMSGYSDYVNLCENEGYKVGRDLHISRNGNIIQITE; this is encoded by the coding sequence ATGGAAGTCGAAATCGCAACCATTGGCGGATACGAAGCAGTCGGACGGCAGATGACCGCCGTCCGAGCCGGTGACGACGTCGTCATCTTCGACATGGGCCTGAACCTGTCGAAGGTCCTGATCCACGACAACGTCGAGACAGAGCGGATGCACAGCCTGGACCTCATCGACATGGGGGCCATCCCGGACGACCGCGTCATGTCCGACATCGAGGGCGACGTGCAGGCCATCGTGCCCACCCACGGCCACCTCGACCACATCGGCGCCATCTCGAAGCTCGCCCACCGGTACGACGCGCCCATCGTGGCGACGCCGTTCACCATCGAACTGGTCAAACAGCAGATCGAGAGCGAGGAGAAGTTCGGCGTCCAGAACGACCTCGTGAAGATGGAGGCCGGCGGCACGATGTCCATCGGCGAGAAGACCGAACTCGAGTTCGTCAACGTCACTCACTCCATCATCGACGCGATCAACCCCGTCCTGCACACGCCGGAGGGCGCCGTCGTCTACGGGCTGGACAAGCGGATGGACCACACGCCCGTCCTTGGCGACCCCATCGACATGGAGCGGTTCCGCGAGATCGGCCGCGAGGGCGTCCTGGCGTACATCGAGGACTGCACGAACGCCGGCAAGAAGGGCCGGACGCCCTCCGAGTCCGTCGCGCGCAGACATCTCAAGGACGTCATCTACTCGCTGGAGGACTACGACGGCGGCATCGTCGCAACGACGTTCTCCAGTCACATCGCCCGCGTCACCAGCCTCGTCGAGTTCGCCGAGGACATCGGCCGGCAGCCGGTGTTGCTCGGCCGCTCGATGGAGAAGTACAGCGGTACCGCGGAGCGGCTCGGCTTCGTCGACTTCCCGGACGATCTGGGAATGTACGGCCACCGCAAGTCCGTCGATCGGACGTTCAAGCGCATCATGGAGGAGGGCAAGGAGAACTACCTCCCGGTCGTGACGGGCCACCAGGGCGAGCCACGCGCGATGCTCACCCGGATGGGCCGCGGCGAGACGCCCTACGAACTCGATCAGGGCGACAAGGTCATCTTCAGCGCCCGCGTCATCCCCGAACCGACCAACGAGGGCCAGCGCTACCAGTCCGAGAAGCTACTCGGCATGCAGGGTGCCCGCATCTACGACGACATCCACGTCTCGGGCCACCTCAACAAGGAGGGCCACTACGAGATGCTCGACGCGCTACAGCCGAAGAACGTCATCCCGGCCCACCAGGACATGAGCGGCTACTCGGATTACGTCAACCTCTGTGAGAACGAGGGCTACAAGGTCGGCCGTGATCTCCACATTTCCCGGAACGGAAACATCATCCAGATTACGGAATGA
- a CDS encoding long-chain-fatty-acid--CoA ligase, producing MKREMRTTDFLDRAVDLYDDVTGVVAHDGTEYTYAELDARVNRLANALAERGIEQGDRVALLAPNTHYFIETLYATNKLGGVFVPMNYRLTAGELEYILNDCAADIVIADYDFADNVEPIREEVPAEHFVGYEADRIDGEWRDYEAVLSGQSTAEPSRPDISEDDDASINYTSGTTGDPKGVVRTHRTEHWHALVLNQHMEIRDDDTYLWTLPMFHCNGWGHTYAITGTGGTHVCQRTFDAEDTFRRVREYDVSFLCGAPTVLNNLIQYHEDNDVVTTGDREVRIATAGSAPATATIETVEDEFGWRIIHIYGLTETAPIITTSNSPRRLAERGRALKVKQGAETLCTDVRVVDEDGNDVPRDGMTVGEIVVRGNQVMDRYLDKPEATRTAFNDRIEGYFHTGDLATIDEDGMVAIQDRKKDIIISGGENISSIEVEDALFDHEGVLKAAVIPVPSEEWGETPKALVVEQEGADLTETDLIEFVKGRLANYKAPTSVDFVEDFPETATGKVQKYELRDRYWEDEERMVGQG from the coding sequence ATGAAGCGGGAAATGCGCACCACGGACTTTCTGGATCGAGCCGTCGACCTCTACGACGACGTGACCGGCGTCGTCGCCCACGACGGAACCGAGTACACGTACGCGGAACTGGACGCCCGCGTCAACCGGCTGGCGAACGCCCTGGCGGAACGGGGGATCGAGCAGGGCGACCGGGTTGCGCTCCTGGCGCCGAACACCCACTACTTCATCGAGACACTGTACGCGACGAACAAGCTCGGCGGCGTCTTCGTGCCGATGAACTACCGTCTGACGGCCGGCGAACTCGAGTACATCCTGAACGACTGTGCGGCCGACATCGTCATTGCCGATTACGACTTCGCCGACAACGTCGAACCCATCCGCGAGGAGGTACCCGCCGAACACTTCGTCGGCTACGAGGCCGACCGCATCGACGGCGAGTGGCGCGACTACGAGGCGGTGCTCTCGGGCCAGTCGACCGCGGAACCGTCCCGCCCCGACATCTCCGAGGACGACGACGCCAGCATCAACTACACCTCCGGGACGACCGGCGACCCGAAGGGCGTCGTCCGGACCCACCGGACCGAACACTGGCACGCGCTGGTGTTGAACCAGCACATGGAGATCCGCGACGACGACACGTACCTGTGGACGCTGCCGATGTTCCACTGCAACGGCTGGGGCCACACCTACGCGATCACCGGAACCGGTGGCACCCACGTTTGCCAGCGGACCTTCGATGCCGAAGACACCTTCCGTCGCGTCCGCGAGTACGACGTCAGCTTCCTGTGCGGCGCGCCGACGGTGCTGAACAACCTCATCCAGTACCACGAGGACAACGACGTCGTGACGACCGGCGACCGGGAGGTCCGCATCGCAACGGCGGGGAGCGCGCCGGCGACGGCGACCATCGAGACGGTCGAAGACGAGTTCGGCTGGCGCATTATCCACATCTACGGGCTGACAGAGACGGCGCCAATCATCACGACGAGTAACTCCCCGCGCCGCCTCGCCGAGCGGGGGCGCGCACTGAAGGTCAAGCAGGGCGCCGAGACGCTCTGTACCGACGTCCGGGTCGTCGACGAGGACGGCAACGACGTCCCCCGCGACGGGATGACCGTCGGCGAGATCGTCGTTCGCGGCAATCAGGTCATGGACCGCTATCTCGACAAGCCCGAGGCGACGCGGACGGCGTTCAACGATCGCATCGAGGGCTACTTCCACACCGGCGACCTGGCGACCATCGACGAGGACGGCATGGTCGCCATCCAGGACCGCAAGAAGGACATCATCATCTCGGGCGGCGAGAACATCTCCTCGATCGAGGTCGAGGACGCCCTCTTCGACCACGAGGGCGTCCTCAAGGCGGCCGTCATCCCCGTCCCCAGCGAGGAGTGGGGCGAGACGCCGAAGGCGCTGGTCGTCGAACAGGAGGGCGCCGACCTGACCGAGACCGACCTCATCGAGTTCGTCAAGGGGCGGCTGGCGAACTACAAGGCGCCCACCAGCGTCGACTTCGTCGAGGACTTCCCCGAGACGGCCACCGGGAAGGTCCAGAAGTACGAACTCCGCGACCGCTACTGGGAGGACGAAGAGCGGATGGTCGGCCAGGGGTAG